The sequence CCTCTGGAAGGCTTGTGTTTGCTGGGTTGAAGATATTTTTAGCAGAGATGATGCTGTTTGTAAATAAGAACCTGTCCCCCATTTCTTCCATCAGAACTGTTTCCCTGATCAAGATCAGCACCAATGAGAAAGCAAACAGGACTAAGAGTATCAGCGCACTGATTTCTTAGAAAGAGATATGCTCACAAAGCTGTTTTCAATCTTTTCTTCCAAAGATTTACGCATGGTTTCAATGACCTCGTGGATTTCACCCACTTTTCGGTCAGGATCAAACTCCAGAAAAATTTCAATAAAAACACTTGATCCGGTTCTTCGCGAGCGGACACCGTGAAGCTGGGCATAATCATGATAAAATTTCGCCAGTTCCCGGGTGATGATCATCTGATATTTTTCTTCGAGGGTTCTGTCCAAGAGATCAAAAAGAGATGTTTTGATCAGTCCGTAGAAGGAATAGATGATGACCCCGCCTAATGCGAGGGATATGACAGGATCGATATAACGCGACCATGCGTATTCGCGCAGAAAAATCATGGCCAACAGGCTGACCAGTATCCCGCCGGCGATGACCGTGTCAGACATTGGCACCCGCCACTGAATGTCCGTAACCGGAGAAGGGATCCTTTTATAAATCCGATAGTTGCGAATCCAGAGATAACCGCTTGCAATCATGGATGCCAGCATGACCACGGCTCCCATGGCCAGGTGGGCGGGATCAAGGGGAACGGGTGACAAAATCCTCCCTATGGACGTGTAGAGGATATAACCAATGGAAAGCACAACAAACCACCCGCCGATCACGCCAATGAGGTTTTCAACTTTTCCTGCGCCGTAGTCAAAATTGTTGCCCATCCCTTTTCTCATTTTGTAAATAATGAATAAGAGCATGGCATTGGCGATAAAGACATTCAAATCACCGAGGAGATCTGCATACAGTGTCATAGAATTGGCAAGGACTGCAACAATTATGGACGGACCGAGAAAGGCCAGGTCCATGATGACAGAGATGAGAGCCGTTCGTTCCTTGGTGGCAGCGGCTTGGGCTTTGTTTGAATCGTTCATGATCGTATTATGAAGTTCTCTTTTAAAATATTGTAAAAAAAGTTGTAACTATTCAACTATGGCTCTGGTCTGACTGGGAATCAGACAAAAGACATCCGCTCTCTATACCCTGCCGCATCGTGGTCGTATAGTCCCCCAATTAAAAGCACAGGGCATAAACACCTACAGGGAATTGGTTATTGCCCCCTGGCGGATTATTTACAGAATATCTGATACGGTCGTATTTGTTTTTCCAGTCATTGATTCCAGACGAAATCTCGAAGATATTCTGTTCCACAGATTCACCAGATAAAATGCAATTCCTTCCAGCAGGATGGGAGGATGCAGCAAAGAAGTCGGCCGGGCGCGTTGAAGCGGAAACGAAAGTTCGTAAACGCTGCTGCTGATTTGTTAACAGCCTGTCAAGCAAGGACTTTTTCACGCTGTTAAGAGTGCTGTTGATACATTACAATCCAAAAATCAAAGTGTTTTATTCTCAGATGGTTATCCTGTTCACTGTCCGGCTGAGGGCTGCAGATATTTTTTCCGGGCCAGCCGCCATGCCACAACAAAAAATGCAGTCAAAGGTATCGCCAGGATCATGCCCAGTATACCTCCAAACGCCTTACCCCAGAACAATACAGCCACAATTATAGCCAGAGGATGCAGCCCTGTACTCTTACCCATAATCCTCGGAGTCAGCAGATAGCTTTCCACAACCTGTACAGCTGCAAACACACCAAGAACCATAATCAGCAGAATAAGTCCGCCTCCTTCCTGGAAATAGGACAAAGGAAGAACAATAAGCAGTCCGAGAATACTTCCCAGATAAGGAATAATATTAAGCAACCCGATGATTATACCAAGAAAGGCCCCGAATTTAAGCCCGGATAGAGAAAAGCCAATGGCCATCAGAACTCCCATGATTAAGCCGATGACTATTTGCCCGCGGAAAAAAGCAACCACGATCCTGGCGAATTCCCGGGCAAGAAAAGCAAAATCTTCACGGATACTTTTCGGGATGAAAGAAAGCTGTTCTTCCATAGTACTGACCGGATCCTTATCAGCCAGCAGAAAAAAGAACAGGTAGACGGGGATAATTACAACTCCTACAGCAAGGGTAATAAAATTTCCCAGGAAATCACCAATAGTGCCCAGTGCGGGACGAGATGTCTCGTAAACATCCTGGAGCTGCCCAAAAATGCCTTGCACAAAACCAGATGCATTGGTTGAATCCAGAAAATCATCCACCCAGCCGGAAAAATAAGGAAGGAACTTTCTCAAAAAGTTACCAAGGTTTTCCAGCAAAACCGGAAAATACTGTATAAAAGACTGGGCCTGAGTCAAAACTACCGGCAAAATCAAAGCAGTGATGAGCACAAGGAAAACTGCCATCAAAAAGTAAAGCACAGCTATCGATGCCATACGTCCGGCTCTAAGACGGTGCTGAAGCCACAATACTATCGGCCTGAGCAGCAAGGCCAGTATACCGGCAATGGCTAAGGGCCAGAGTATTTCTGAAAAATATGTTACGATCCAACGCAGTGAAAAAAAGACAACAAGAATAAAGGCAGCAATAAGAGCAAGTCCAAGAGTCACCAGTGAATAGCTTAGCACCTTGCGCTGAAAAGGACTGAAGAATTCTAAATTATCCTGGTTTGCCATAACTGCCTGATAAATATTCTTACGAGTTGATTAAAAAGCTTTGTATAGTTGATCATTCTTGAACTGGCAAGGGTATTGAGCGCATTTGACAGAGTTATATCAACCCCTTGGCTGGTTTTGTACCCAACTTCCAGCAAAATCTCCAAACTCTTATTGAGCACCGGTTGCCCTGCGTGTCCCACGAGCTAACCCATATTTTCCTCAATTTTCGGCCTTTGACTAGATTTCTGGGCAGTTAATTGTACGCCATTCTGGCATTAAAGAATTTTGCGTGACAGGATTCTTGCCTTAAATGATAAATTAATTTAATTTTTTATCTTCCATGGCAATTCTTAGAACATTTCAATAACCTGAGAAACTTATGATGCACCTGGCAGCCCGAATAGATCTGGAAACTCTAAAAAATAATATTGCTCTGGTTCAAAGCCATGTGCCTGATGACATAAGGATTATGGGAGTTGTCAAGTGCAACGCCTATGGCCATGGCCTGTTTCAGACATCTAAGACCATGGTCGAATCAGGCGTGGATTACTTAGTCGTTTCCGGACTAACTGAAGGAATAAATCTCAGAAAATCCGGTATCGACTGCCCGGTATTAGCATTAAACGACCCCCTTTATCTTCATCTTGAACATGCCCTGAAATATAACCTGAGCCTGACAGTGGCTGACTCAGAGTTTGCCCTGAGACTTGCCGCATATAACCCGGACATTACCCAGAAGTTTCGGGTTCACATCAAGGTTGATACCGGCCTGGGCCGATTTGGACTTAGCCCTGAACAGGTTGAGGAGGTCATGGCCATGCTGGATCAGACCCCGCACATCCAGGTGGACGGAATCTACAGCCATCTGGCCTGTACATTTCAAAGCGACGCCAGGAGCAACGCATTTACAACTAACCAGATCCAAACTTTTGACCGGCTGCTTGACAGGCTTGAAAAATCAAACCTGATGCCGGACATGGTACATCTCGGCAGCTCCACAGGATTACTTGGTTTCCAGGATCAGGTATGTAGCTCCAGGCTGAATGCGTTGCGAATAGGCACTCTATTTTACGGATATGCCGAAAGATTGCATGGATGGGAGACAGAGCCGACTCCAATAGCTCAAGTCTCTGCCAGAATCATTCAGGTCAGGGACGTGCCTCAAACATCTTATGTCGGCTACCACTGCTCCCATCAAATGAAAAAAGACGGCCGGATTGCAGTCATGCAATGCGGTTTTGATCAGGGGCTGCATGGCGTA comes from Desulfonatronovibrio magnus and encodes:
- a CDS encoding cation diffusion facilitator family transporter; the encoded protein is MNDSNKAQAAATKERTALISVIMDLAFLGPSIIVAVLANSMTLYADLLGDLNVFIANAMLLFIIYKMRKGMGNNFDYGAGKVENLIGVIGGWFVVLSIGYILYTSIGRILSPVPLDPAHLAMGAVVMLASMIASGYLWIRNYRIYKRIPSPVTDIQWRVPMSDTVIAGGILVSLLAMIFLREYAWSRYIDPVISLALGGVIIYSFYGLIKTSLFDLLDRTLEEKYQMIITRELAKFYHDYAQLHGVRSRRTGSSVFIEIFLEFDPDRKVGEIHEVIETMRKSLEEKIENSFVSISLSKKSVR
- a CDS encoding type II toxin-antitoxin system RelE/ParE family toxin, with product MRQKTSALYTLPHRGRIVPQLKAQGINTYRELVIAPWRIIYRISDTVVFVFPVIDSRRNLEDILFHRFTR
- a CDS encoding AI-2E family transporter — protein: MANQDNLEFFSPFQRKVLSYSLVTLGLALIAAFILVVFFSLRWIVTYFSEILWPLAIAGILALLLRPIVLWLQHRLRAGRMASIAVLYFLMAVFLVLITALILPVVLTQAQSFIQYFPVLLENLGNFLRKFLPYFSGWVDDFLDSTNASGFVQGIFGQLQDVYETSRPALGTIGDFLGNFITLAVGVVIIPVYLFFFLLADKDPVSTMEEQLSFIPKSIREDFAFLAREFARIVVAFFRGQIVIGLIMGVLMAIGFSLSGLKFGAFLGIIIGLLNIIPYLGSILGLLIVLPLSYFQEGGGLILLIMVLGVFAAVQVVESYLLTPRIMGKSTGLHPLAIIVAVLFWGKAFGGILGMILAIPLTAFFVVAWRLARKKYLQPSAGQ
- the alr gene encoding alanine racemase, whose translation is MMHLAARIDLETLKNNIALVQSHVPDDIRIMGVVKCNAYGHGLFQTSKTMVESGVDYLVVSGLTEGINLRKSGIDCPVLALNDPLYLHLEHALKYNLSLTVADSEFALRLAAYNPDITQKFRVHIKVDTGLGRFGLSPEQVEEVMAMLDQTPHIQVDGIYSHLACTFQSDARSNAFTTNQIQTFDRLLDRLEKSNLMPDMVHLGSSTGLLGFQDQVCSSRLNALRIGTLFYGYAERLHGWETEPTPIAQVSARIIQVRDVPQTSYVGYHCSHQMKKDGRIAVMQCGFDQGLHGVLPGKLLPLVHGRECPLIGKPALAQSMLDVSDVPEAAPGNEVILAGPGINLYQAAQSAGKGIWEVLLPLLKNAEKTYTYGGKVLCAETRA